The proteins below come from a single Miscanthus floridulus cultivar M001 chromosome 1, ASM1932011v1, whole genome shotgun sequence genomic window:
- the LOC136507175 gene encoding pentatricopeptide repeat-containing protein At3g23020-like, whose amino-acid sequence MLTPCVCFLHVPAQPRTPLPDLTAPAPWRENVLNFQIKAVSAPARTVEICPELVVPCTVTKQTVRGKKKKKGNWVHYGGSLPAMLEALEHVRDVGEALWAWKDTLSNRERTIILKEQKDWRRAVEIFDWFRRERGHELNVIHYNVMLYTVGKARRWDLVLRLWHEMHSFGVAPDNSTYGTLINVCCQGGREWVALLWLGDMCKRGLMPDEVTMNIVMQAHKKAGEYETAELFFERWSSDSITRKEGCPHCSLYTYNTLIDTYGKAGHLEKVSDTFNQMLREGVVPSVVTFNSMIHVWGKHHKMEQVASLVRVMEEFQCFPDTRTYNILIALYRESNDIDIAEYYYWKMKAENLVPDVVSCRTLLYGYSIRGMVTKAEALLKEMEERGFVVDEYTQSALTRMYVNVGMLEQAWRWFDRFHHHMKSECFSANIDAFGEKGYIVLAEKAFICCLKKKMLSVSACNVMIKAYGLVEKLDEACEIADGMERYGILPDYVTYASLIQLLSTAKLPKKAIYYLEKMEVVKLLPDCIPYSVVISSFAKNGDLRMAEYLFREMIMSGVRPDVFVYSILIDAYAEVGNVQQASAYFGLMKKDGLYANVTIYNSLIKLYTKVGYVAEARETYKLLKSLDTNAILYASNCMIDLYSDHCMVKEASEVFEGLKVRGIANEFSHAMMVCIYKKVGRYDVAHMICKEMQALGLLTQLLSYNSVIQMYVSGGRTEEALKIFKKMLASNTPPNDATFQALKVILVRSGVTKNETRKLELLRRNNTHDCLCQWYRALSSAVRSSANSFRT is encoded by the coding sequence ATGCTGACCCCGTGCGTTTGTTTTCTCCATGTCCCCGCTCAGCCACGGACTCCGTTGCCGGATCTTACAGCTCCGGCGCCCTGGAGAGAGAATGTTCTCAACTTCCAGATTAAAGCAGTCTCTGCGCCAGCTAGGACTGTTGAAATTTGCCCAGAGTTGGTAGTTCCATGCACGGTTACCAAACAGACTGTcagagggaagaagaagaagaaaggcaacTGGGTCCATTATGGTGGGTCGCTGCCGGCAATGCTGGAGGCACTAGAGCATGTCCGGGACGTTGGGGAAGCGCTCTGGGCGTGGAAGGACACCCTGAGCAACAGGGAGAGGACGATCATCCTCAAGGAGCAGAAAGATTGGCGACGGGCAGTCGAGATCTTTGACTGGTTTCGCAGGGAGCGGGGCCATGAGCTCAATGTGATTCACTACAATGTCATGCTCTATACTGTTGGGAAGGCAAGGAGGTGGGACCTCGTTCTTAGGTTGTGGCATGAGATGCATTCCTTTGGTGTGGCGCCGGACAACTCAACGTATGGTACGCTGATCAATGTCTGTTGTCAAGGGGGGAGAGAATGGGTGGCTTTGCTATGGCTTGGGGACATGTGCAAGCGGGGTTTGATGCCTGATGAGGTCACTATGAATATTGTGATGCAGGCGCATAAGAAGGCTGGAGAGTATGAAACAGCTGAGCTTTTCTTCGAAAGGTGGTCCTCGGATTCAATCACAAGGAAGGAGGGATGTCCTCACTGCAGCTTGTATACTTACAACACCTTGATTGATACTTATGGAAAGGCTGGTCATCTTGAGAAAGTATCAGATACGTTCAACCAAATGTTGAGAGAAGGTGTTGTGCCAAGTGTTGTTACATTTAACTCAATGATCCATGTTTGGGGTAAGCACCACAAAATGGAACAAGTTGCTTCTTTGGTTCGAGTGATGGAGGAATTCCAGTGCTTTCCTGACACCAGGACTTACAATATACTGATCGCACTGTACAGAGAAAGCAATGATATTGATATTGCAGAGTACTACTACTGGAAGATGAAAGCTGAAAACTTGGTACCAGATGTTGTGAGCTGCCGCACACTCTTATATGGATACTCTATCAGGGGCATGGTCACTAAAGCGGAAGCCCTTCTAAAGGAAATGGAAGAGAGGGGCTTCGTGGTAGATGAATACACACAATCAGCTTTGACAAGGATGTATGTAAATGTTGGGATGCTTGAGCAAGCTTGGCGTTGGTTTGACAGGTTCCATCACCATATGAAGTCTGAATGCTTTTCTGCAAATATTGATGCATTTGGAGAGAAAGGATACATAGTTCTTGCAGAGAAGGCTTTTATATGTTGTCTAAAGAAGAAGATGCTCAGTGTTTCTGCATGCAATGTTATGATCAAAGCATATGGGTTGGTAGAGAAGCTTGATGAGGCATGTGAGATAGCTGATGGTATGGAGAGGTATGGCATTTTGCCTGATTACGTGACATATGCTTCTCTCATTCAACTTCTGTCAACTGCTAAACTGCCAAAGAAGGCTATTTACTACTTGGAAAAAATGGAAGTTGTGAAATTGCTGCCAGACTGTATCCCATACTCTGTGGTAATTAGTAGCTTTGCTAAGAATGGTGATCTACGAATGGCTGAATACCTATTTAGAGAAATGATCATGTCAGGGGTCCGTCCTGATGTTTTTGTCTACTCTATCTTAATTGATGCATATGCTGAAGTTGGAAATGTCCAACAAGCTTCAGCATATTTTGGTTTAATGAAAAAGGATGGTTTATATGCGAACGTTACGATCTACAATTCTTTGATAAAGCTCTACACAAAAGTAGGGTATGTGGCAGAGGCCCGAGAAACATATAAGTTACTCAAATCATTGGATACCAATGCCATCCTTTATGCATCTAATTGCATGATTGATCTCTATAGTGATCATTGTATGGTGAAGGAAGCAAGcgaggtttttgaaggtttgaaGGTTAGGGGAATTGCCAATGAATTCTCACATGCAATGATGGTGTGTATATACAAGAAAGTTGGTCGCTATGATGTGGCTCACATGATTTGCAAGGAAATGCAAGCTTTAGGACTTCTAACTCAGTTACTAAGCTACAATTCTGTAATCCAAATGTATGTATCTGGTGGAAGAACAGAGGAGGCTCTTAAAATATTTAAGAAGATGTTGGCATCGAACACACCACCAAATGATGCAACATTCCAGGCACTAAAGGTTATTCTAGTAAGAAGTGGAGTCACAAAGAATGAGACAAGAAAGTTGGAATTGTTAAGAAGAAATAACACTCATGATTGCTTGTGTCAGTGGTACAGGGCACTATCTTCAGCTGTAAGATCAAGTGCAAATTCTTTTCGAACATAG